One window of the Capnocytophaga haemolytica genome contains the following:
- a CDS encoding MFS transporter encodes MAQDLTTKSWYKWAVVALLWVVALLNYLDRQMISTMKPSMMMDIKELEQAENFGRIMGVFLLIYGLMSPIAGIIADRVNRKWLIVGSLFVWSAATYSMGFADTYDGVYYLRALMGLSEALYLATALAMIADFHTSKTRSLAVGIHMSGLYAGQALGGFGATIAHYFSWHTVFHWFGIAGIVYAIFLVFTLYDVDRTPKASADVPQTESLPLFKSLGMILGTASFWVLLFYFMAPSFPGWATKNWLPTLFSNNLHVDMASAGPMATISIAIASFVGVVIGGPLSDRWVQTHIKGRIYTSTIGLALTIPALVLMGFGSSYVSMIGATLLFGIGYGMFDTNNMPILCQILPQQLRATAYGIMNMVGVFAGYAITLMLGSSTDKGNLGADFSKLSIVVLIAIVLMLAFAKPKREICGE; translated from the coding sequence ATGGCACAAGATTTAACAACTAAAAGTTGGTACAAATGGGCGGTGGTAGCCTTGTTATGGGTGGTAGCTCTTTTAAATTACTTAGACCGCCAGATGATTTCTACGATGAAACCTTCGATGATGATGGATATCAAGGAGTTGGAGCAGGCAGAGAATTTTGGGCGGATTATGGGGGTATTCCTTTTGATTTACGGGTTGATGAGTCCCATAGCGGGGATTATCGCCGATAGGGTCAATAGGAAGTGGCTCATTGTGGGCAGCCTCTTTGTGTGGTCGGCAGCTACGTATAGTATGGGCTTTGCCGATACGTACGATGGGGTCTACTATCTGCGTGCCTTAATGGGACTTAGTGAGGCCCTTTACTTGGCAACGGCTCTGGCGATGATTGCCGATTTTCATACCTCTAAAACGCGCTCGCTGGCAGTGGGTATCCATATGTCGGGCTTGTATGCGGGCCAGGCGTTGGGTGGTTTCGGGGCGACTATCGCGCATTACTTCTCGTGGCACACCGTCTTTCATTGGTTTGGTATTGCGGGGATCGTATATGCCATCTTCTTGGTGTTTACCTTGTATGATGTGGATAGAACGCCCAAAGCAAGTGCAGATGTGCCACAAACTGAGAGCTTGCCGCTCTTTAAATCGCTGGGAATGATTTTAGGTACGGCATCTTTTTGGGTATTGCTCTTCTACTTTATGGCACCGAGTTTCCCTGGTTGGGCAACAAAGAACTGGCTGCCTACGCTCTTCTCTAATAATCTACACGTTGATATGGCCTCAGCAGGACCAATGGCGACTATCTCCATTGCGATAGCGTCCTTTGTTGGGGTAGTTATTGGTGGACCTCTATCCGACAGATGGGTGCAGACACACATCAAAGGGCGTATCTACACGAGCACTATCGGGCTGGCACTGACCATTCCAGCTTTGGTGCTAATGGGCTTTGGCAGTAGCTATGTCAGTATGATAGGGGCAACGTTGCTCTTTGGTATTGGCTATGGGATGTTCGATACGAACAATATGCCTATCCTCTGCCAGATATTGCCCCAACAATTGCGGGCTACGGCTTACGGGATAATGAATATGGTGGGCGTGTTTGCTGGCTATGCCATTACACTGATGCTCGGTTCATCAACCGATAAAGGCAACTTAGGGGCGGATTTTAGCAAGCTCTCTATCGTGGTACTCATAGCGATTGTGCTGATGCTTGCCTTTGCCAAACCTAAGCGTGAAATTTGTGGGGAGTGA
- a CDS encoding dihydrodipicolinate synthase family protein: MTFEKIKGLIVAPFTPFDKRGEVNVAPIADYAKLLERNGLVGVFINGSSGEGYMLTVEERMKIAEAWMAAAPKHFKVIVHVGACCIKDSYQLAQHAARIGAFGIGAMASPFPKAGRVEELVKYCEEIAAGAPQLPFYFYHIPVLNGVYLPMLPFLKAAEDRIPNLAGIKYTYEALYEYNQCMLYKDGKFDMLHGQDETILSALIMGGAQGGISGTGSYIGNVLVEVINAYNAGDMAKAREAQNYAQEVINVIARYRGNIVCGKRIMKLLGVDLGINRTPFQNITDEEEAVIKRDLEAIDFFNRCNK; the protein is encoded by the coding sequence ATGACATTTGAAAAGATTAAAGGATTGATTGTAGCACCTTTTACGCCTTTTGATAAGCGAGGTGAGGTGAATGTAGCTCCTATTGCAGATTATGCAAAGCTCTTGGAGCGCAATGGGCTTGTTGGAGTTTTTATCAACGGGTCGTCTGGAGAGGGCTATATGCTGACCGTTGAGGAGCGTATGAAGATTGCTGAGGCGTGGATGGCTGCTGCGCCTAAGCACTTTAAGGTAATCGTGCACGTGGGGGCTTGCTGCATCAAAGACAGCTACCAATTGGCACAGCACGCTGCTCGCATTGGGGCGTTCGGTATCGGGGCGATGGCATCGCCTTTTCCTAAAGCGGGGCGTGTGGAAGAGTTGGTGAAGTACTGCGAGGAAATTGCGGCAGGGGCACCTCAGTTGCCTTTCTACTTCTACCATATCCCTGTGCTCAATGGGGTGTATTTACCAATGTTGCCCTTCCTAAAGGCAGCTGAGGATCGCATTCCTAATTTAGCAGGAATTAAGTACACCTACGAGGCTCTCTATGAGTATAACCAATGTATGCTATACAAAGACGGTAAGTTTGATATGCTGCACGGGCAGGATGAGACGATACTCTCAGCCCTCATAATGGGGGGTGCTCAAGGGGGAATCAGTGGCACTGGTAGCTATATTGGCAATGTGTTGGTAGAGGTGATCAATGCTTACAATGCGGGTGATATGGCTAAGGCGCGTGAAGCTCAGAATTACGCTCAAGAGGTGATTAATGTGATTGCACGCTACCGTGGCAATATCGTTTGTGGGAAACGCATAATGAAGTTGCTGGGAGTGGATTTGGGTATCAACCGTACGCCTTTCCAGAACATCACTGATGAGGAAGAAGCGGTGATCAAGAGAGACTTGGAAGCTATTGACTTTTTCAATAGGTGCAATAAGTGA
- the nagB gene encoding glucosamine-6-phosphate deaminase, giving the protein MRTHIKQKVSLIEHQPAGLFEETRFEKIDNIVFADSVDASVSVAREIAALIKHKQSEGKACVLGLATGSSPVKVYEELVRLHKEEGLSFKNVITFNLDEYYPMEKQDLQSYWHFMHEHLFNHIDIPKENINIPNGTVAREDIETYCLGYDKKIQDCGGLDFQLLGIGRTGHIGFNEPGSHRNSGTRIITLDHLTRSDAAGSFHGIDNVPRQAITMGIRTVMSAKRIVLLAWGSAKASIIAKAVEGPVTSDVPATYLQEHDNTTFVLDTEASADLTRMKTPWLVTDVQWDEDLKAKAIVWLCEHLDKTILKLTDKDYNDNGMSKLLAESGPAYDLNIAMFNRLQHTITGWPGGKPNADDTARPEREQPHKKRVIIFSPHPDDDVISMGGTFDRLVSQGHEVHVAYQTSGNYAVSDHEALKFAEVFRDVVKENKGDMGVLNEIITTLQNKKSNEIDSLLVRQLKANIRRHESLAATRYEGVPDAHVHFLNLPFYETGTEKKNPIGEADIKIIMDLIEEVKPHQIYAAGDLADPHGTHKVCLDAIFAALKNLKHKDYMKDCWVWLYRGAWHEWDIHEIEMAVPMSPAQVLKKRQAIFFHQSQKDGAMFQGEDLREFWQRAEARNSETARRYRALGFADYAAIEAFKRYFF; this is encoded by the coding sequence ATGAGAACACATATTAAACAGAAAGTTTCTTTGATAGAACACCAGCCAGCGGGCTTGTTTGAGGAAACGCGATTTGAGAAGATCGACAATATTGTTTTTGCCGATTCAGTAGATGCGTCTGTAAGCGTGGCACGCGAGATCGCCGCACTTATCAAGCACAAACAATCAGAGGGGAAAGCCTGTGTATTGGGCTTGGCAACAGGGTCGTCACCTGTGAAGGTATACGAGGAGTTGGTACGCCTGCACAAAGAGGAAGGCTTGAGCTTCAAGAACGTAATTACCTTTAACTTAGACGAGTACTACCCAATGGAGAAGCAGGACTTGCAGAGTTATTGGCACTTTATGCACGAACACCTCTTCAATCACATCGATATCCCTAAGGAAAACATCAACATCCCGAACGGAACCGTAGCACGTGAGGATATCGAGACCTACTGCTTGGGCTACGACAAGAAGATTCAGGACTGTGGCGGGCTTGATTTCCAGCTGTTGGGCATCGGACGTACGGGGCACATCGGCTTTAATGAGCCTGGCTCGCACCGCAATTCGGGTACACGCATCATCACCCTCGACCACCTCACTCGTTCCGATGCTGCGGGCTCTTTCCACGGCATTGACAACGTGCCACGCCAAGCCATCACTATGGGTATCCGCACCGTGATGAGCGCTAAGCGCATTGTGCTGCTAGCTTGGGGTAGTGCCAAAGCATCGATCATTGCAAAGGCGGTAGAAGGTCCTGTAACTTCGGACGTGCCAGCTACTTACTTGCAAGAACACGACAATACCACCTTCGTGTTGGACACTGAGGCGTCTGCAGATCTTACCCGCATGAAAACTCCTTGGCTCGTTACTGACGTGCAGTGGGATGAAGACCTCAAAGCGAAGGCGATCGTATGGCTTTGCGAGCATCTGGATAAAACGATCCTCAAGCTCACCGATAAGGACTACAACGACAATGGTATGTCGAAGCTGTTGGCGGAATCAGGTCCTGCTTACGACCTCAACATCGCGATGTTCAACCGCTTGCAGCACACCATCACAGGTTGGCCAGGTGGTAAGCCGAATGCGGACGACACTGCCCGCCCTGAACGCGAACAACCACACAAGAAGCGCGTGATTATCTTCAGTCCGCACCCTGACGACGACGTCATTTCAATGGGTGGCACCTTCGACCGCTTGGTATCGCAAGGACACGAGGTGCACGTGGCTTACCAAACCTCGGGTAACTATGCCGTGTCCGACCACGAAGCCCTCAAGTTCGCCGAAGTGTTCCGCGATGTAGTCAAAGAAAACAAAGGGGATATGGGTGTGCTCAACGAGATCATCACCACGCTGCAAAATAAGAAGTCGAACGAGATCGATAGCCTTTTGGTGCGCCAATTGAAAGCCAATATCCGTCGCCACGAGTCGCTGGCAGCCACACGTTACGAAGGCGTGCCCGATGCGCACGTGCATTTCCTCAATCTGCCGTTCTACGAAACAGGTACAGAGAAGAAAAACCCTATTGGTGAGGCAGATATCAAGATCATTATGGATTTGATCGAGGAAGTGAAGCCGCATCAGATCTACGCTGCGGGCGATTTGGCTGACCCTCACGGCACACACAAGGTTTGTCTCGACGCTATCTTCGCCGCATTGAAGAATTTGAAGCACAAGGACTATATGAAGGACTGCTGGGTATGGCTCTACCGCGGTGCTTGGCACGAATGGGACATCCACGAGATCGAAATGGCGGTACCGATGAGTCCTGCGCAGGTGCTCAAGAAGCGTCAGGCGATATTCTTCCATCAATCACAGAAAGATGGGGCGATGTTCCAAGGAGAAGACCTTCGCGAGTTCTGGCAACGGGCTGAAGCACGCAACAGCGAGACAGCTCGTAGATATCGCGCGTTAGGTTTTGCAGATTACGCCGCTATCGAAGCCTTTAAGCGTTATTTCTTTTAG
- a CDS encoding FUSC family protein produces the protein MFHKILSFFKSFSFFKGCNKATAVLLPLAVGHFTNTLDIFFPIGLSVIGIAPSDIPGNQKHLFGGIFVATLLMSFSCLMINLTVDNLYLLLPTMFVLTFFNAYISLYGHRATMVSFAGLFGIATTFAHLQTGIHILYYSLLICCGGLWYAILLYIYTRIRPRLYSEQLLGKCFELTAQFFAIRADLLMNKNRQTEITQLINLQTQLNENYEKLREAVLDSRSKSGKTDYLQRQFLMFIELVDIFELALANPVHYEHIDALFKDKKHYLEVYQRFLQELASQMKQMAAYIGSRKSIKLTNSLKSLLIEAKEKNDSLKDRTETDKEKEQLLALRNFYIYIEKQYTLVENIRTIFENYYSSDMGQRDESTYRKFVSEQNYSLRRLGDHISLQSTFFRHALRLSIVVTIGYLIGLHYSLENAYWILLTIFIIMRPGFGITQSRSLSRVYGTILGGAASFAVIYFVPYPPLYMYIAILAMPIAFGLLQENYMYASIFITISAVFMFALINPDVYSVIYVRLIDTVIAVGLSVGANYLLLPTWEHTTYQGAVVRSIKANMGYLQQVKEIFNTGEGITTAYKVSRKEAVLALSNLNTTFQRMLQEPKFMQNKNPSVYGIIVLQQSFLASVASLGVRISAKKSTFPKKVFNDAIDTLIEMLQQSLSVFVQESTDTSNSDTAISEFNEAIQTIISTPPQPDDLSNISKRETQLYFEQFNYLFGLAKNLNQSVKSVFNRQNEV, from the coding sequence ATGTTTCATAAGATACTTTCATTCTTCAAAAGTTTTTCATTCTTTAAAGGCTGTAATAAGGCTACGGCAGTGTTATTGCCTTTGGCAGTAGGTCATTTCACTAATACACTGGATATTTTCTTTCCTATTGGGCTCAGTGTCATTGGCATTGCCCCAAGTGATATCCCTGGAAATCAAAAGCATCTTTTCGGGGGTATATTTGTTGCAACATTGCTGATGAGTTTCAGCTGCCTGATGATTAACCTCACGGTAGACAACCTGTATCTGCTATTGCCGACAATGTTTGTACTGACATTCTTCAACGCTTATATATCGCTATACGGACATAGGGCAACAATGGTGTCGTTTGCAGGACTCTTTGGTATTGCCACCACTTTCGCACATTTACAAACAGGTATTCATATTCTCTATTATTCATTGCTTATCTGCTGTGGAGGCTTGTGGTATGCCATACTTTTATATATCTATACGCGTATCCGCCCGCGCCTGTACAGTGAGCAATTATTAGGCAAATGCTTTGAACTCACCGCCCAATTTTTTGCTATTCGTGCCGATTTACTAATGAATAAAAATCGCCAAACTGAAATCACTCAACTGATCAACCTACAAACACAACTAAATGAGAACTACGAAAAGCTACGAGAAGCTGTGCTTGACTCACGTAGTAAATCAGGTAAAACAGATTATCTACAACGTCAATTCCTGATGTTTATTGAGCTTGTGGATATCTTTGAACTTGCTTTGGCTAACCCTGTGCATTACGAGCATATTGACGCTCTTTTTAAAGATAAGAAACACTACTTGGAAGTTTATCAGCGCTTCTTGCAAGAATTAGCATCGCAGATGAAGCAAATGGCTGCCTATATTGGCTCACGAAAGTCAATAAAGCTCACGAACTCACTTAAAAGCCTACTGATAGAAGCCAAGGAAAAGAACGATTCACTAAAAGATCGCACTGAAACAGATAAAGAGAAGGAGCAGCTACTTGCACTCCGCAACTTTTACATCTACATTGAGAAACAATACACATTGGTAGAAAATATTCGTACCATCTTTGAGAACTATTACAGCAGCGATATGGGGCAGCGCGATGAGAGCACGTATCGTAAGTTCGTCAGTGAGCAAAACTATTCACTGCGACGCCTTGGCGACCATATTTCGTTGCAATCTACTTTCTTTCGGCACGCATTGCGCCTTTCCATTGTGGTGACCATCGGTTACCTTATCGGGCTACATTACTCGCTGGAGAATGCTTACTGGATCCTGCTGACGATCTTCATCATAATGCGCCCAGGGTTTGGCATTACACAATCTCGCTCACTGAGTCGCGTCTACGGCACTATCTTAGGAGGGGCAGCTTCATTTGCGGTAATATATTTCGTACCCTACCCACCATTATATATGTATATCGCCATACTGGCAATGCCTATTGCTTTTGGACTTTTGCAGGAGAACTATATGTACGCCTCTATCTTTATCACGATTTCAGCCGTGTTTATGTTTGCATTGATCAACCCCGATGTCTACTCAGTGATATACGTCCGCCTTATAGATACCGTTATCGCAGTTGGGCTTTCTGTGGGGGCAAACTACTTACTGCTTCCTACTTGGGAACACACTACCTATCAGGGAGCCGTCGTGCGTTCTATCAAAGCTAATATGGGCTATTTACAGCAGGTGAAGGAAATCTTCAATACGGGCGAAGGAATTACCACTGCTTACAAAGTATCGCGCAAAGAAGCTGTTCTGGCGCTATCAAACCTCAATACTACCTTCCAAAGAATGCTTCAAGAGCCTAAGTTTATGCAGAACAAGAACCCCTCTGTCTACGGGATTATCGTTTTGCAACAATCTTTTTTAGCCTCAGTGGCATCGCTTGGGGTGAGAATTAGTGCCAAAAAGAGTACTTTTCCTAAAAAAGTATTCAACGATGCCATTGATACACTTATAGAGATGTTGCAGCAATCGCTTTCTGTATTTGTACAAGAAAGTACTGATACTTCGAACTCTGACACCGCTATCAGTGAGTTCAATGAGGCAATACAGACAATTATCAGCACCCCTCCCCAGCCCGATGATCTGAGCAATATTTCAAAGCGGGAAACGCAACTCTACTTCGAGCAGTTCAACTATCTATTTGGCTTGGCAAAGAACTTAAACCAATCGGTAAAAAGTGTCTTCAACCGTCAAAATGAGGTTTAG
- a CDS encoding L-threonylcarbamoyladenylate synthase, giving the protein MKEILAAGKIILYPTDTVWGLGCDATNYVAVDKIFKIKQRSESKSLIILVSDEQMLKDYVEEIPAEILIYLKNVDRPTTVIYPKAKNLAANVIASDGSVAIRIPQDDFCKSMIENFGKPIVSTSANISGEPTPTFFKEISSSIIEACDFVCTFRQDDETPRQSSRLVRFLSNGKIEVLR; this is encoded by the coding sequence ATGAAAGAAATCTTAGCAGCAGGGAAAATAATACTTTATCCAACAGATACTGTTTGGGGGTTAGGATGTGATGCAACTAATTATGTGGCAGTAGATAAAATATTCAAGATAAAACAACGCAGTGAGAGTAAGAGTCTCATTATTCTGGTAAGTGACGAGCAGATGCTAAAAGATTATGTAGAAGAGATCCCAGCTGAGATACTTATCTATCTCAAAAATGTAGATCGACCTACTACGGTGATTTATCCTAAGGCAAAGAATTTAGCGGCTAATGTGATTGCAAGTGATGGAAGTGTTGCTATTCGCATACCTCAAGATGATTTCTGTAAGAGTATGATAGAAAACTTTGGCAAGCCTATCGTTTCTACCTCAGCGAATATCAGTGGCGAGCCTACTCCCACCTTCTTTAAGGAGATAAGCTCCTCTATTATTGAAGCTTGTGATTTTGTCTGTACTTTTCGTCAAGACGATGAAACTCCACGTCAGTCCTCACGACTTGTTCGCTTCCTATCCAATGGTAAGATAGAGGTACTTCGTTAA